Below is a genomic region from Candidatus Bostrichicola ureolyticus.
TGTTAAATAAATTGCATTACTACTAGATAACAAAGAAGCTAAAGCTTTTATATTTTTATTTTTTTGTTCTTTTGTCATAAAATATTAGTATTTATTTTAATACTTGGACTCATAGTACTTGAAATATAAATGCTTTTTACATAAGTTCCTTTTAACGTTTTTAATAAATTATTTAAAACTTTAAATAATTCTATTGCATTCTCTTCAATATTCTTTGAACTAAAAGAAATTTTTCCTATAGAAACATGAATTATACCATAACGATCTGTTATAAACTCTATTTTTCCAGATTTTATTTCTTTAATAGCTTTTCCTGGTTCAAGGCTTATGGTCCCTATATTAGGATTTGGTATCAATCCTCTAGGACCTAAAATTTTTCCTAAAGGTGCTAATTTGGTCATTATCATAGGCATAGTAACAATAACATCAAAATCTAACCATCCATTTTTTATTTTCTCTAAATATTCATCTAATCCAATATAAGTTGCGTTAGCTTCTTTAGCTTCAATAAATTTATCTTGTGTTACTAATGCTAAAATACGTATATCTTTTCCTGTCCCATTAGGGAGAGTGACTATACCACGTATAATTTTATTTTTTGTATATAAATTGATTGCTAAATCAACTGAAGAATCAAATTTAGTCAAAGAAATATCTTTAATTAATACAGTAGCTTGTTCAAGAGTATAATATTTATTTTTATCTATTTTTTTTAATACTTCTTTTC
It encodes:
- the rplA gene encoding 50S ribosomal protein L1, whose product is MKLTKKRKEVLKKIDKNKYYTLEQATVLIKDISLTKFDSSVDLAINLYTKNKIIRGIVTLPNGTGKDIRILALVTQDKFIEAKEANATYIGLDEYLEKIKNGWLDFDVIVTMPMIMTKLAPLGKILGPRGLIPNPNIGTISLEPGKAIKEIKSGKIEFITDRYGIIHVSIGKISFSSKNIEENAIELFKVLNNLLKTLKGTYVKSIYISSTMSPSIKINTNIL